The genome window TCGAGCACCTCGTCATAGGCCTTCAGGGCCTCGACAGTCGAGCCCATACAGATGATTAAGGCATGGGGCATTGTTCCCATCGGGTCCTCTCCGATAATCTCTCCGCTCTTCACCACTGCCACACCGTCACAACCGCCTATGTAGGCGTTCCTCTCGATCATCGGGGCAATGATGGGGTGCATCCGCCTGGCACCAAAACTGACTACGAGACGTCCATCGGCAATGCCCTTGAACCTTGCAGCCTTGGCAGCCACACCCGATGCCTGGCATATAAGACCAAGGATTGCCGTCTCAAAAATACAGAAATCCTGATAGTGCCCCTCGATCTCCATGACCGGTTCAAAGGGATAAAAAACAGACCCCTCCCTCATGGCCCGTAACTTAACCGGTAATCTCCGCAGCAGATAAACAACCTCTTCAAGGCCTGCAAAAACGGCCCACGGCCAGCTCTCGGGGAAGCCCTTGGCAATGAATTCCGCCTTTACAACGGGATTTACCCCCTTTTCCTTCAATATCCTGAGTGTGCGCTGAAAATATACATCGGTAACCTTTCCCTCAAGAATATCTTCAGGCCGGGCAGTATGAAACATATCTCCTCCTAAAGAGCTTTGTATTTTCGTTATTAAGCGATTGGCCGGATAAACCGTTATCCCGGAATAATTTCCGGACAGGAACCTCTCTCTGCATTAGTGTCGTGTCAAGCTTGTAATGTCGGGGTGTTTGAATCGTCATTCCCGCTGCGTCGGGAATCATACTCCTCTTGGATTCCGGACAAGCCGGAATGACAATTGAGAGTTGACGCGACATTAGTTTAGCATCTGAATATACAGAAGATTTAACACAACTCTATCAGATTTTGCAAGAAAACATACATATGAACGGTTATTTTCTGTAACCTTGGTTGATTTATTTCCGGTAGTACATCTCCTCCGCATTCATTGAACTCCTCGCAAGGGGTGCAGAGGCAACAAAGGAATAACCCATTTCAAGTGCTATCCTTCCGTACTCCTCAAATACATCAGGATGCAGATACTCAACAACCTCAAGATTGGCCTTCCCCGGTCTCAGATACTGCCCTATCGTCAGGAGATCACATCCCGCCTCCCTCAGGTCCTTCATAACGGAGACCACTTCCCCGGACGACTCCCCAAGGCCGAGCATCATACCGGATTTTACGGGTATCGACGGTGCAATCTCCCCTGCCATTCTCAGGACCTCAAGTGACCTGAGGTAAACCGCTTGGGGGCGCACTTTTTGGTAGAGCCTCGGCACTGTCTCCACGTTGTGGTTGAAGACATCCGGCAAAGCACGGAGGACCGTCTCTACCGCCTCCCGCTGCCCCTGAAAGTCCGGAATTAACACCTCCACCTTTGCAGAGGGGATACGGCTCCTTATCATCCTTACCGTTTCCCCAAAATGCGATGCCCCGCCATCGGACAGATCATCCCTCGTTACGGAAGTAATAACCACATATTTAAGTCCCATCTCATCCGCTGCCTTTGCAACCCTCTCGGGCTCTGTTGGATCCGGCGGTCCCGGCACGGAGTGGTTTACAGAGCAGAACCTGCAGCTCCTCGTACACGAATCCCCGAGGATCAGGAATGCAGCCGTCGGCCTGGAGAAACACTCACCCCTGTTTGGGCAACGAGCCTCTTCACAGACCGTGGAAACACCCTTTGATCTCAAAAGGTGTTTTGTGTGGTGTGTTCCGATAAAATCCCTGACTTTTATCCAGTCCGGTAGCCTCATGGCATGGTTGTAGGAGGAGGGAGTGTATAAAAAACGGCACCCGCAGAAAGCGGGTGCCCCCGCGGTTCAATCCAGTCTGACTACATTTGTAGCTTTTGGACCCTTGCTGCCATCAACAATTTCGAAGGATACACGCTGGCCCTCGGCTAATGTCTTAAAGCCGCTACTCTCTATATCGGAGTAATGCACGAAGACATCCTGGCCATCGTCCTTCTTGATGAAACCGTAACCCTTGGTCTCATTGAACCACTTCACTGTTCCTTCAAAAGACATACTACACAAGCCTCCTTTCTGATACTTAACCCTGAAAAAATACAGGTTATTCTTTTATAATTCTTTATGATTATTCTTGTCAAGAAAAAAATAAGCTCATTTCGGTCAACACGCAAGTTCCCTGCTGAACAACTCAATTACCCCTTAACCCGCGCGATTAAAACGTGAATCATACACGCAGCAAAGTACTCATAAGGGGTGTAAACTGGATTGGGGATGCAGTGATGACACTGCCCTCTGTCAGGGCCTTGCGGCAGGCCTTCCCTGAATCAGACCTCCACATGATGGTCAAGAAGTGGGTCCGGCCCGTATTTGAAAGAGACCCCAATATCGATACCGTTATCGAATACAGGAAAGAGTTTGAAGGGGTTACAGGAAAACTCGTCGGCTCACAGGCATTAAAAAAAGTGGGGTATGACACCGCCATACTCTTCCAGAACGCCTTTGATGCTGCAATCATCACCTACCTTGCGG of bacterium BMS3Abin08 contains these proteins:
- the pncB2 gene encoding nicotinate phosphoribosyltransferase pncB2, with protein sequence MFHTARPEDILEGKVTDVYFQRTLRILKEKGVNPVVKAEFIAKGFPESWPWAVFAGLEEVVYLLRRLPVKLRAMREGSVFYPFEPVMEIEGHYQDFCIFETAILGLICQASGVAAKAARFKGIADGRLVVSFGARRMHPIIAPMIERNAYIGGCDGVAVVKSGEIIGEDPMGTMPHALIICMGSTVEALKAYDEVLEPRFRRVALIDTFLDEKFEALNVAETLGDRLFAVRLDTPSSRRGNFYRILEEVRWELDLRGYGNVKLFVSGGIKESEIMELNPVVDAYGIGTSISNAPVVDYAMDIMEVSGRPLAKRGKRSGSKRVLRCNDCGRRMVVPFSSEDLKCRCGGGYEDMLVPVLDNGNELFDREPPNRIRGRVLRQIEGLPLS
- the lipA gene encoding lipoyl synthase, producing MRLPDWIKVRDFIGTHHTKHLLRSKGVSTVCEEARCPNRGECFSRPTAAFLILGDSCTRSCRFCSVNHSVPGPPDPTEPERVAKAADEMGLKYVVITSVTRDDLSDGGASHFGETVRMIRSRIPSAKVEVLIPDFQGQREAVETVLRALPDVFNHNVETVPRLYQKVRPQAVYLRSLEVLRMAGEIAPSIPVKSGMMLGLGESSGEVVSVMKDLREAGCDLLTIGQYLRPGKANLEVVEYLHPDVFEEYGRIALEMGYSFVASAPLARSSMNAEEMYYRK
- the cspE gene encoding cold shock-like protein CspE — encoded protein: MSFEGTVKWFNETKGYGFIKKDDGQDVFVHYSDIESSGFKTLAEGQRVSFEIVDGSKGPKATNVVRLD